From the Mycoplasmatota bacterium genome, one window contains:
- the tdh gene encoding L-threonine 3-dehydrogenase, giving the protein MVVAIKAEPGQGIKVTTKEIPQQLNDDEVLIKVLATAICGTDYHIYSWDEWSQKRIKPPITMGHEFAGEVIKVGSRVNRVKVGDIVSAETHIVCDECEFCRSGKGHICQNTKIIGVDTDGSFAEYVKIPAKNLLINDKDVDPRFLSIQEPLGNAVHTMLHFDIIGKSVAIVGCGPIGLMAVNVAKAVGAGKIIAIEINKYRQNLAKELGADVVINPLEEDVIKRVLEETEGLGVDVVGEFSGNKTAIEQAFKYVKLGGKISMLGIPSKPIEIDISNDIVFRGITIYGVTGRIMYDTWHQVKGLIKHLDLDKIVTHTFKLEEVEKAMEIMKSGNSGKIALIP; this is encoded by the coding sequence ATGGTTGTTGCGATTAAAGCAGAACCTGGACAAGGGATTAAGGTGACAACTAAAGAAATTCCTCAACAATTAAACGATGATGAAGTACTTATTAAAGTATTAGCCACAGCAATTTGTGGAACAGATTATCATATTTATAGTTGGGATGAGTGGAGTCAAAAGCGGATTAAACCACCGATTACAATGGGACATGAGTTTGCAGGTGAGGTTATCAAAGTAGGAAGTCGAGTCAATCGTGTTAAAGTGGGAGATATTGTGTCTGCTGAAACGCATATTGTTTGTGATGAATGTGAATTTTGCCGTTCTGGTAAAGGACATATATGTCAAAATACAAAAATAATAGGCGTAGACACAGATGGAAGCTTCGCAGAATATGTAAAGATTCCTGCTAAGAATTTGTTAATTAATGATAAGGATGTGGACCCGCGCTTTTTATCGATACAAGAACCTTTGGGAAACGCAGTACATACCATGCTTCATTTTGACATAATTGGGAAAAGTGTTGCTATCGTAGGATGTGGTCCGATAGGACTAATGGCTGTCAATGTAGCCAAGGCAGTAGGTGCTGGAAAAATTATCGCAATTGAGATTAATAAATATAGACAGAATCTTGCGAAAGAACTTGGTGCTGATGTTGTCATTAATCCATTAGAAGAGGACGTCATTAAACGTGTATTAGAAGAAACAGAGGGATTAGGCGTTGACGTGGTTGGTGAATTTTCAGGGAATAAAACGGCCATTGAGCAAGCCTTTAAATATGTCAAACTTGGTGGGAAGATAAGTATGTTAGGAATTCCAAGTAAACCGATTGAAATTGATATTTCAAATGATATTGTCTTTAGAGGGATTACAATATATGGTGTAACAGGACGTATTATGTATGATACTTGGCATCAAGTAAAAGGATTAATTAAACATTTAGATTTAGATAAAATTGTGACCCATACCTTTAAACTTGAAGAAGTAGAAAAAGCGATGGAAATCATGAAAAGTGGAAATAGTGGTAAAATTGCATTAATACCATAA
- a CDS encoding isoprenylcysteine carboxylmethyltransferase family protein, which produces MEYLYLNGFLLLLPILFIRYGILGIISKEALTRAHFEPNIKRKYIQRLYNLSMNLMFITLFFYKIRYTHLINHIGFVIFILGFIFYLISTINFSNPHNKINTNGLYKISRNPMYVGFFIYFLGVSLILESIISFILLLIYQFSCHTIIKSEENWCIKTFGEKYLEYMKKVRRYL; this is translated from the coding sequence ATGGAATATCTCTATTTAAATGGTTTTTTATTACTTTTACCAATTTTATTTATTCGTTATGGAATTTTAGGAATAATTAGTAAAGAAGCGTTAACACGTGCCCATTTTGAACCGAATATAAAAAGAAAATATATCCAACGACTCTACAACCTATCCATGAATTTAATGTTTATAACATTATTCTTTTATAAAATAAGATATACACATTTAATCAATCATATTGGCTTTGTAATTTTTATACTCGGTTTCATATTTTATCTTATCTCAACGATTAATTTTTCAAACCCTCATAATAAAATTAATACAAATGGGTTATACAAAATTTCTCGCAACCCAATGTATGTTGGTTTTTTCATTTATTTTTTAGGTGTTTCCTTAATTCTTGAATCAATCATTTCTTTCATCCTTCTACTCATCTACCAATTTTCATGTCATACTATCATTAAATCAGAGGAAAACTGGTGTATAAAAACTTTTGGAGAAAAATATCTTGAATATATGAAGAAAGTGAGACGCTATTTATAA